A window of Trichoderma atroviride chromosome 3, complete sequence contains these coding sequences:
- a CDS encoding uncharacterized protein (EggNog:ENOG41), translating into MTLRRLVWPRGRLSGLGLALKNQHHEPLPLRCGRRASDRRHLASHSTVSNGQRHLLPDLMPPSVCPELGNLLESIQKLDTSQISWDFTAWTDILSNENSPAHEAAVREASELPASTFSEILRSIDPLVSTEVDIAHGLNLTQGHAQFSFPGKLLNQFGVRKVHHGILQGVQTLITIRSEASPPNSLTIADYEVAMRCAGAAVDYQQVKVFWAAMAAQGLSDSRTSKSWADFLKARFMTEPEYYQFDRSRVAFLARDLYSNRNPLPMAVLKHLDNIRFSVNALKMEPWNRRPDELDEDMRRLLRRRLGYKSFKSHWIRGLYYGHEMDEDLLCTSMVAFARSSSLNSIKKMILENYYGIIITQNDTTDIQISGGREIPPNSPLTPTPRLLHAIVEAFGSMSHILLGTKLLDFVSRRYNIAIPHETWSALLNWTYISASKPFKPLRDIQTGELSTSSSAADVRHIWAAMTSEPYSIVPTLADLDIYVKTLINQRSFGQAIATIRAHAIPHHASLLSTYHTALADEILQLDALATLSKALSSSLTSRATSRRRRAQLLKDHTHHLISSWLTRLLKSASATRSARGGSFAHTRIPDLLLEFSDFFHPQVRYRTAQGHVVLQRPDADVAKRFDWDNATWRRTLPQKKSGIYARDFEGSDDPEFPWPRVKEMKVLEWKRVPTRRSDVMLRPPREWAKEARAQEWWDALEEELML; encoded by the coding sequence ATGACGCTCAGACGACTCGTCTGGCCCAGAGGCCGTCTTAGTGGACTTGGCCTGGCACTCAAAAACCAGCATCATGAGCCTTTGCCATTGAGATGTGGGCGGCGAGCTTCAGACCGGCGCCATCTGGCGTCTCATAGCACAGTTTCCAACGGCCAGCGTCATTTACTACCAGATCTGATGCCACCATCTGTTTGCCCGGAACTTGGAAACCTCCTAGAGTCTATTCAGAAGCTGGACACATCCCAAATCAGCTGGGACTTTACTGCCTGGACCGACATCTTGAGCAATGAGAATTCACCCGCCCACGAAGCAGCAGTTCGAGAAGCCAGCGAGCTCCCCGCGTCAACCTTTTCAGAGATTCTGCGCAGCATCGATCCTCTGGTCTCGACAGAAGTTGACATTGCCCACGGCCTCAACCTCACCCAGGGCCATGCCCAGTTCAGCTTTCCCGGCAAACTGCTGAACCAGTTCGGCGTTCGCAAAGTCCACCATGGCATCCTCCAGGGCGTCCAAACCCTCATCACCATCCGCAGCGAAGCATCACCGCCCAACAGCTTAACAATAGCCGACTACGAAGTGGCCATGCGATGCGCCGGAGCAGCAGTCGACTACCAGCAAGTCAAAGTCTTCTGggccgccatggcagctcAGGGCCTCTCAGACTCGCGCACATCCAAGTCATGGGCCGACTTCCTCAAAGCCCGCTTCATGACCGAGCCGGAGTACTACCAGTTCGACCGCTCCAGAGTGGCTTTTCTCGCGCGCGACCTGTACAGCAACCGCAACCCCTTACCCATGGCGGTCCTCAAGCACCTGGACAACATCAGATTCAGCGTCAACGCCCTCAAAATGGAGCCCTGGAACCGAAGACCCGACGAGCTCGACGAGGACATGCGGCGCCTGCTGCGTCGCCGTCTGGGCTACAAGAGCTTCAAAAGCCACTGGATCCGCGGCCTCTACTACGGGCACGAGATGGACGAAGATTTGCTGTGCACCTCCATGGTTGCCTTTGCCAGGTCCAGCTCCCTCAACTCGATCAAAAAGATGATTTTAGAAAACTACtacggcatcatcatcacccaaAACGACACAACAGACATTCAAATCTCCGGCGGCCGCGAGATCCCACCAAACTCCCCCCTGACGCCCACGCCTCGCCTCCTCCACGCCATCGTCGAGGCCTTTGGCTCCATGTCCCACATCCTCCTCGGCACAAAGCTGCTCGACTTCGTCTCCCGCCGCTACAACATCGCCATCCCCCACGAAACCTGGTCCGCCCTCCTCAACTGGACCTACATCTCGGCCTCCAAGCCCTTCAAGCCCCTCCGCGACATCCAGACCGGCGAGCTGTCCACCTCCAGCTCCGCCGCCGACGTCCGCCACATCTGGGCCGCCATGACCTCCGAACCATACAGCATCGTCCCAACCCTGGCCGACCTCGACATCTACGTCAAGACCCTCATCAACCAGCGCTCCTTTGGCCAAGCCATCGCCACCATCCGCGCCCACGCAATCCCCCACCACGCCTCCCTCCTTTCAACCTACCACACCGCCCTCGCCGACGAGATCCTCCAGCTCGACGCCCTGGCAACCCTCTCCAAGGCCCTCTCCTCATCGCTCACCTCTCGCGCAAcctcccgccgccgccgcgcccAGCTCCTCAAGGACCACACCCACCACCTCATATCCTCCTGGCTCACCCGCCTCCTCAAGTCCGCCTCCGCCACCCGATCCGCCCGCGGGGGCTCCTTTGCGCACACCCGCATCCCCGACCTGCTCCTCGAGTTTTCCGACTTCTTCCACCCGCAGGTGCGCTACCGCACCGCCCAGGGCCACGTCGTCCTGCAGCGGCCCGACGCCGACGTCGCCAAGCGCTTCGACTGGGACAATGCCACCTGGCGGCGGACGCTGCCGCAGAAGAAGTCGGGCATCTACGCGCGGGACTTTGAAGGCTCCGACGACCCGGAGTTTCCCTGGCCGAGGgtgaaggagatgaaggtgCTGGAGTGGAAGAGAGTGCCGACAAGGAGATCCGACGTGATGCTTCGGCCGCCAAGGGAGTGGGCGAAAGAGGCGAGAGCGCAGGAGTGGTGGGATGCGCTGGAAGAGGAGTTGATGCTGTAG
- a CDS encoding uncharacterized protein (EggNog:ENOG41) produces the protein MSGTSVVQHIDAVDAFARTLHVRTTQSTVPSLSTDASQAVRNLHNALRHLRVEAADPDSRLNAADSSSYLNQLNSIIKDSQTTLKQLELVLDLNSRGGGPYADGAAEGIAAVQTKLVHQQTVIDAFLELVQSSSAPPSSGRRGPSLDYIKEKVDTIGRKLFRRDSTSKSAASGDDKLWKRFQGELVKEGFSSKVLDEHEDVLRAYIHEIETMLSAKDGAPPTVQGLLELDGNSVPASAHKYGRHMTFPLADYQKAPASMKTERLMPDQPPFPSLAPELSYDSRSWAPAEGGGNVAGSFTFISTQELIMLDSLSTGMAGLNLSSSPTQADIPSFQPMMSGAMPLPEIKISGATAPQPIPQKNKLHVEGTPQVYGSSAPPAYGGAPMLRLAPDSYGRDIPMGAEWTKIDRSVVSPEALHLARVRYEARPGYVAVLGRLSLDQVTYYARLSAERRAARHDAARNNKTSGKQRSHHAKKHEQTGSESSRDENSEDDKDSSDISDDDDKDSGEKKNKNYPVIVSPPEKDKTSPTGSTMPKSILKNKNTNHVRFGPNPYEVNPRAEKESREHRDSSSSKKSRDRDERDRDDHFKRRDDRERRRRDSDPSHGDKHRRDRDRDRDRRDRDRDRDRDRDRDRDDSYRDRRDDRRRDKTAGKTPWAEALGAVGIGGAAASLLGVLAEAAIGN, from the exons ATGAGCGGTACCTCCGTCGTCCAACACatcgatgccgtcgacgccTTTGCCAGGACCCTTCACGTGCGCACCACCCAGTCAACCGTGCCGTCGCTCTCAACAGATGCCTCTCAGGCCGTTCGCAACCTGCACAATGCCCTGCGCCATCTCCGCGTCGAGGCTGCCGACCCGGACTCACGCCTAAACGCCGCAGACTCGTCGTCCTACTTGAACCAGCTAAACTCCATCATCAAGGACTCCCAGACGACGCTGaagcagctcgagctcgTGCTGGATCTGAACAGCAGAGGGGGAGGGCCGTATGCCGATGGTGCTGCCGAGGGCATCGCTGCTGTGCAGACCAAGCTGGTCCACCAACAGACTGTGATTGACGCCTTTTTGGAGCTGGTGCAATCCAGCAGCGCTCCGCCAAGCAGTGGCCGTCGCGGGCCCAGCCTCGATTACATCAAAGAAAAGGTCGACACCATCGGGCGCAAGCTTTTTCGTCGTGATAGCACCAGCAAGTCTGCTGCAAGTGGCGACGACAAGCTATGGAAAAGGTTCCAGGGCGAGCTTGTCAAGGAGGGGTTCTCGTCCAAGGTGCTGGACGAGCATGAG GATGTTCTGCGCGCCTACATTCACGAGATCGAGACCATGCTGTCTGCCAAAGACGGCGCTCCTCCTACTGTCCAAGGCCTCCTCGAACTTGACGGCAATTCTGTCCCTGCGTCTGCGCACAAGTATGGGCGCCATATGACCTTTCCGCTCGCTGATTACCAAAAAGCTCCTGCCAGCATGAAGACTGAAAGATTGATGCCCGATCAACCTCCGTTCCCTTCGCTGGCGCCAGAGCTCTCTTATGACTCCCGTTCTTGGGCGCCAGCTGAGGGTGGTGGCAACGTTGCTGGCTCCTTCACCTTCATCTCGACCCAGGAATTAATCATGCTGGACTCTCTCAGTACTGGAATGGCTGGCCTCAACCTGAGCAGCTCTCCGACACAGGCCGATATTCCGTCCTTCCAGCCCATGATGTCTGGCGCCATGCCGCTGCCTGAGATCAAGATATCTGGGGCTACGGCCCCTCAGCCGATTCCTCAAAAGAACAAGCTTCATGTAGAGGGAACGCCTCAGGTATACGGCTCTAGTGCTCCGCCAGCATATGGGGGTGCGCCGATGCTTCGCCTGGCTCCTGATAGCTACGGCCGGGATATCCCCATGGGCGCGGAGTGGACCAAGATCGACCGCTCTGTCGTTAGCCCCGAAGCCCTTCATCTGGCTAGGGTACGATACGAAGCTCGCCCAGGCTATGTTGCCGTCCTTGGCCGCCTGTCTCTCGATCAAGTGACCTACTACGCCCGCCTAAGCGCCGAACGTCGTGCTGCTCGGCATGATGCTGCTCGGAACAATAAGACGTCAGGCAAACAGCGTTCTCACCATGCCAAGAAGCATGAGCAAACGGGCTCAGAGAGTAGTCGAGATGAGAATTCCGAGGACGACAAAGACTCGAGCGACATTTCTGACGATGATGATAAAGACTCgggtgaaaagaagaataagaattATCCCGTCATTGTGAGCCCGCcagaaaaggacaagactTCTCCAACTGGTTCCACCATGCCCAAGTCAATcttgaagaacaagaacacGAACCATGTGCGGTTCGGCCCTAATCCTTATGAGGTGAATCCCCGAGCAGAAAAGGAAAGTCGTGAGCACCGAGactccagctcttcaaagaAATCTCGAGATCGCGATGAAAGAGACAGGGATGACCATTTTAAGCGCCGAGATGACAGAGAACGGAGACGTCGAGACAGTGATCCATCACATGGCGACAAACATCGCAGGGATAGAGATCGTGATCGTGACCGACGAGACCGGGACAGAGACCGAGACCGAGATCGAGACCGAGACCGAGACGACAGCTACCGTGATCGCCGCGATGACCGCAGGAGAGACAAGACAGCCGGCAAGACGCCTTGGGCCGAGGCGCTTGGTGCGGTGGGCAttggcggcgctgctgccagctTGCTGGGAGTTTTGGCTGAAGCTGCGATAGGAAATTGA